In Sphingomonas phyllosphaerae, one DNA window encodes the following:
- a CDS encoding type VI secretion protein ImpB, which translates to MHDLPPRPLRWLFLDLNSYFASVEQQLQPSLRGRPIIVAPVGTDTTVAIAASIEAKRFGITTGTPVWEAKQRCRELVVTPARHERYVEFHHAIVAEIERHIPVTKVCSIDEVACRLLDNENDRAHAEALAVRIKRGIREKVGACLTSSVGIAPNRLLAKLASDLQKPDGLVVFEAADLPQALYRLSLRDISGIGAKMERRLARDGVNDIQQLLARRPRDAGHAWGGTNGDRLWYLLHGVDLAEKATQSRTIGHSHVLSPGKRGYGAVRLTARRLALKAASRLRRKAYRARLLVLHARFEDDKSMWRTSAKLPATQDSFAMLAALDTLLPRLRAQEMVHRSGCRMIGVTLAEIEPVVGEQHSLFAHLPADDPLARETRGLALSRAMDRINERFGRHAVSVGAMHGGRLDRVGTKIAFGRIPDMDEFHE; encoded by the coding sequence ATGCACGACCTGCCACCCCGTCCGCTGCGCTGGCTGTTCCTCGACCTGAACAGCTATTTCGCGAGCGTCGAGCAGCAATTGCAGCCCAGCCTGCGCGGGCGGCCGATCATCGTCGCGCCGGTCGGCACCGACACGACGGTCGCGATCGCGGCGTCGATCGAGGCCAAACGCTTCGGCATCACGACCGGCACGCCGGTGTGGGAGGCGAAGCAACGGTGCCGCGAGCTGGTCGTCACCCCCGCACGGCACGAACGCTATGTCGAATTCCACCACGCGATCGTCGCCGAGATCGAACGGCACATCCCGGTCACCAAGGTCTGTTCGATCGACGAGGTCGCCTGTCGCCTGCTCGACAACGAGAATGACCGCGCGCACGCCGAGGCGCTGGCGGTGCGGATCAAGCGTGGTATCCGCGAGAAGGTCGGTGCGTGCCTGACCTCCTCGGTCGGGATCGCGCCCAACCGGCTGCTCGCCAAGCTCGCCTCCGACCTGCAGAAGCCCGATGGGCTGGTGGTCTTCGAGGCCGCCGATCTGCCGCAGGCGCTCTACCGGCTGTCGCTGCGCGATATCAGCGGGATCGGCGCGAAGATGGAGCGGCGGCTGGCGCGCGACGGCGTCAACGATATCCAGCAGTTGCTCGCACGTCGCCCGCGCGATGCCGGCCATGCGTGGGGCGGCACCAACGGCGACCGGCTCTGGTATCTGCTCCACGGCGTCGATCTCGCGGAGAAGGCGACGCAGAGCCGCACGATCGGGCACAGTCACGTCCTGTCACCCGGCAAGCGCGGCTATGGCGCGGTGCGGCTGACCGCACGGCGGCTGGCGCTGAAGGCGGCGAGCCGGCTGCGTCGCAAGGCGTATCGTGCGCGATTGCTGGTGCTGCACGCCCGGTTCGAGGACGACAAGAGCATGTGGCGCACCTCTGCGAAGCTGCCTGCGACGCAGGACAGTTTCGCGATGCTCGCGGCGCTCGACACGCTGCTGCCGCGGCTGCGCGCGCAGGAGATGGTGCATCGCAGCGGCTGTCGGATGATCGGCGTCACGCTCGCCGAAATCGAACCGGTCGTCGGCGAGCAGCACTCGCTGTTCGCGCATCTGCCCGCCGACGATCCGCTGGCGCGCGAAACCCGCGGGCTGGCGCTCAGTCGCGCGATGGACCGCATCAACGAGCGGTTCGGCCGCCATGCCGTATCGGTCGGCGCGATGCACGGGGGCCGCCTCGATCGGGTCGGAACGAAGATCGCATTCGGACGCATTCCGGACATGGATGAATTCCACGAATGA